In the genome of Stegostoma tigrinum isolate sSteTig4 chromosome 29, sSteTig4.hap1, whole genome shotgun sequence, one region contains:
- the LOC125465248 gene encoding Golgi-associated plant pathogenesis-related protein 1-like, with protein MNKFEREALNAHNAFRARHNAAPLVINKDLCKDCKVWANVLTQDGVIAQSPTNFGENIWSKPSATEGEISGYEPVEAWYAEVKYYDFEKPGLSERTEHFTQLIWKETTDMGIAYVTSDKGTFVVAQYKPRGNTIKIENFTENVLPPDPAYSQPPPEQEAPTTTPSAATIPPEPSSQPPEAAEEGAAAEPLAEAKPAEGKAAEGEAAEGREAEEKAAETAPAAPKEEKKKSHRHCTKKKDPKLKRAERSPCE; from the exons ATGAACAAGTTTGAGAGAGAGGCGTTGAATGCTCACAATGCATTCAGGGCCCGACACAATGCAGCGCCTCTTGTAATCAATAAGGACTTGTGCAAGGATTGCAAGGTGTGGGCTAATGTCCTCACGCAAGATGGTGTCATCGCGCAAAGCCCCACCAACTTTGGGGAGAACATCTGGTCTAAACCAAGCGCCACTGAAGGAGAAATCTCAG GCTACGAACCTGTGGAGGCCTGGTACGCTGAAGTGAAGTATTATGACTTTGAAAAGCCTGGTCTCTCCGAAAGGACAG AGCACTTCACTCAGTTGATTTGGAAGGAAACCACAGACATGGGGATTGCATACGTCACAAGTGATAAAGGAACCTTTGTGGTAGCTCAGTATAAGCCACGCGGGAACACCATCAAGATTGAAAATTTCACTGAAAACGTATTACCACCAGATCCTGCATATAGCCAGCCTCCTCCTGAACAAGAGGCTCCCACTACAACCCCATCAGCTGCGACAATACCTCCAG AACCTTCATCTCAACCaccagaggctgcagaggaggGTGCAGCTGCAGAGCCATTGGCAGAAGCAAAGCCTGCGGAGGGGAAAGCAGCAGAGGGGGAGGCTGCTGAGGGGAGAGAAGCTGAGGAGAAAGCAGCAGAGACAG CACCAGCTGCTCCAAAAGAAGAGAAGAAAAAGTCACATCGCCACTGCACCAAAAAGAAGGACCCAAAACTAAAGCGAGCTGAACGAAGTCCATGCGAATAG